One stretch of Rhizobium rhizoryzae DNA includes these proteins:
- a CDS encoding heme lyase CcmF/NrfE family subunit codes for MIVEIGHYALVLALAIALIVSIAPVVGARRNDAALMALAPSGSIILFGMVTLSFLALTWAYAVSDFSVRNVWENSHSLMPMVYKLSGVWGNHEGSMMLWLLILTLFSALVAFFGRNLPETLRANVLAVQAWVTVAFLLFILLTSNPFIRLMPAPAEGQDLNPVLQDPGLAVHPPLLYLGYVGFSVCFSFAVAALIEGRIDAAWARWVRPWTLAAWTFLTAGIAMGSYWAYYELGWGGWWFWDPVENASFMPWLAGTALLHSALVMEKREALKIWTVLLAIITFSLSLLGTFLVRSGVLTSVHAFATDPTRGTFILAILSIFVGGAFALFAWRAPQLKSGGIFAPISREGALVLNNLILTVSTATVLTGTLYPLVLETLTGEKISVGAPFFNLTFGLLMIPLLLIVPMGPLLAWKRGDLLGAMQRLYLVAGLALVVGLGIYYVENGGPVLAFLGLALGIYLILGSLVDLWYRANFGKLAFSIALARLKGLPRSAFGTALAHMGLGVTVLGIVAVTAFETEHVLEMKQGMTADAGGYTLVFDGMKEAVGPNFTEERAHFTISKAGVAVADVWSSKRIYTARRMPTTEAGIVSFGLSQLYVSLGDPMADGGIVVRIWWKPFILCIWLGGLIMMIGGFVSLSDRRLRVGAPSRRAKAAKPAKPAMEPAQ; via the coding sequence ATGATTGTCGAGATCGGCCATTATGCGCTGGTTCTGGCGCTTGCGATTGCCCTGATCGTCTCCATCGCGCCCGTTGTGGGTGCGCGGCGGAACGATGCGGCGCTGATGGCGCTGGCACCCTCGGGCTCCATCATCCTCTTTGGCATGGTGACGCTTTCGTTTCTGGCGCTGACCTGGGCCTATGCGGTTTCCGATTTTTCCGTGCGCAATGTCTGGGAGAACTCCCATTCGCTGATGCCCATGGTCTACAAGCTTTCCGGCGTCTGGGGGAACCACGAAGGTTCCATGATGCTGTGGCTGCTGATCCTGACGCTGTTCAGCGCACTCGTTGCATTCTTCGGGCGCAATCTGCCGGAAACATTGCGGGCCAACGTGCTGGCCGTGCAGGCCTGGGTGACGGTCGCCTTCCTGCTGTTCATTCTGCTGACCTCCAATCCCTTCATCCGCCTGATGCCGGCACCCGCGGAAGGGCAGGACCTGAACCCCGTTCTTCAGGACCCGGGTCTGGCAGTGCATCCGCCGTTGCTCTATCTCGGTTATGTCGGCTTCTCCGTCTGCTTCTCCTTTGCCGTTGCTGCCCTCATCGAAGGACGCATCGACGCGGCATGGGCGCGCTGGGTTCGCCCCTGGACGCTGGCTGCCTGGACCTTCCTGACGGCTGGCATCGCCATGGGGTCCTACTGGGCCTATTACGAGCTCGGCTGGGGCGGCTGGTGGTTCTGGGATCCGGTCGAAAACGCTTCCTTCATGCCGTGGCTTGCGGGAACAGCACTTCTGCACTCGGCGCTGGTGATGGAAAAGCGCGAGGCGCTGAAGATCTGGACCGTGCTTCTGGCGATCATCACCTTCTCGCTGTCGTTGCTCGGAACCTTCCTCGTCCGCTCCGGCGTTCTTACCTCCGTGCATGCCTTCGCGACAGACCCGACCCGCGGCACCTTCATTCTGGCCATCCTCTCGATCTTCGTCGGCGGAGCTTTTGCACTGTTTGCCTGGCGCGCACCGCAGCTGAAAAGCGGCGGAATCTTTGCGCCCATTTCCCGCGAAGGCGCTCTGGTTCTCAACAATCTGATCCTGACGGTATCGACCGCGACGGTGCTGACCGGTACGCTTTATCCGCTGGTTCTGGAGACGCTGACGGGTGAGAAGATTTCCGTCGGCGCGCCCTTCTTCAACCTGACCTTCGGCCTGTTGATGATTCCGCTTCTGCTGATCGTGCCCATGGGGCCGCTTCTGGCCTGGAAACGGGGTGATCTCCTGGGCGCCATGCAGCGGCTCTATCTCGTTGCGGGGCTGGCGCTGGTTGTAGGGCTCGGGATCTACTACGTGGAAAATGGCGGCCCTGTTCTGGCCTTCCTCGGTCTGGCGCTCGGCATCTATCTCATTCTCGGTTCGCTGGTCGACCTCTGGTACCGCGCCAACTTCGGCAAGCTGGCTTTTTCCATTGCCCTTGCCCGGTTGAAGGGGCTTCCACGCTCTGCCTTCGGAACGGCGCTGGCGCATATGGGCCTTGGCGTTACCGTGCTGGGCATCGTGGCGGTGACGGCTTTCGAGACCGAGCACGTGCTGGAAATGAAGCAGGGCATGACAGCGGATGCAGGCGGCTATACGCTCGTATTCGATGGCATGAAGGAAGCGGTCGGCCCGAACTTTACCGAAGAGCGAGCGCATTTCACGATCAGCAAGGCGGGCGTTGCCGTTGCCGACGTCTGGTCCTCCAAGCGAATCTATACCGCGCGCCGCATGCCGACGACGGAAGCCGGTATCGTTAGCTTCGGTCTCAGCCAGCTTTATGTGTCGCTGGGCGACCCGATGGCCGATGGCGGTATCGTGGTACGCATCTGGTGGAAGCCTTTCATTCTCTGTATCTGGCTTGGTGGCTTGATCATGATGATTGGCGGCTTTGTTTCGCTCTCTGACCGCCGCCTGCGTGTTGGCGCGCCAAGCCGCAGAGCAAAGGCGGCAAAGCCGGCCAAGCCCGCCATGGAGCCTGCGCAATGA
- a CDS encoding cytochrome c-type biogenesis protein encodes MKRRFPLVLLASLMLAPVTALAVNPDEVLKDPKLEQRARDLSAQLRCMVCQNQSIDDSNAELAKDLRVLVRERITAGDSDEQVINYLVSRYGEFVLLKPRLSARTIALWATPAVLFIIGGIAVYRLSRRSRPTTGAEKALTAEEQARLAELLRKEEG; translated from the coding sequence ATGAAGAGGCGTTTTCCTCTCGTCCTGCTGGCGAGCCTGATGCTGGCGCCGGTGACTGCTCTTGCCGTCAATCCCGATGAGGTTCTGAAGGACCCGAAGCTAGAGCAGCGCGCCCGTGACCTGTCAGCTCAGCTTCGCTGCATGGTCTGCCAGAACCAGTCCATCGACGATTCGAACGCCGAGCTTGCCAAGGACCTGCGCGTGCTGGTGCGCGAGCGGATAACGGCGGGCGATAGCGACGAGCAGGTGATCAACTACCTCGTCTCGCGCTACGGCGAATTCGTGCTGCTGAAGCCACGACTAAGCGCCCGGACGATCGCGCTTTGGGCAACCCCTGCGGTCCTTTTCATCATCGGCGGAATTGCCGTCTACCGGCTGTCTCGCCGCTCCCGTCCCACGACGGGTGCTGAGAAGGCCCTGACGGCGGAAGAGCAGGCGCGACTGGCGGAACTGCTGCGCAAGGAAGAGGGCTGA
- a CDS encoding response regulator transcription factor codes for MRILVVEDDSNLNRQLTDALKEVGYVVDQAFDGEEGHYLGETEPYDAVILDIGLPEMDGITVVEKWRAAGKAMPVLMLTARDRWSDKVAGIDAGADDYVAKPFHVEEVLARVRALIRRAAGHASSEITCGPVKLDTKASKATVNGVAMKLTSHEFRLLSYLMHHMGEVVSRTELIEHMYDQDFDRDSNTIEVFVGRLRKKIGVDLIETVRGLGYRMQAPSDVR; via the coding sequence ATGCGCATTCTCGTGGTCGAAGACGACAGCAACCTGAACCGCCAGCTGACCGATGCGCTGAAGGAGGTCGGCTATGTGGTCGATCAGGCCTTCGACGGCGAGGAAGGGCATTATCTGGGCGAGACCGAACCCTATGACGCGGTCATCCTCGACATCGGCCTGCCAGAGATGGACGGCATCACGGTGGTCGAGAAATGGCGTGCGGCAGGCAAGGCAATGCCGGTGCTGATGCTGACGGCGCGCGACCGTTGGAGCGACAAGGTGGCCGGCATTGACGCCGGTGCCGATGATTATGTGGCCAAACCCTTCCACGTGGAGGAAGTGCTGGCGCGCGTTCGCGCCCTCATTCGCCGCGCTGCCGGACATGCTTCTTCTGAAATCACCTGCGGGCCGGTGAAGCTCGACACAAAGGCCTCCAAGGCGACGGTGAACGGCGTGGCGATGAAGCTGACGTCGCACGAGTTTCGCCTGCTGTCCTATCTCATGCACCATATGGGCGAGGTCGTCTCCCGTACCGAGCTGATCGAGCACATGTACGATCAGGATTTTGACCGCGATTCCAACACGATCGAGGTATTTGTCGGACGTCTTCGCAAGAAGATCGGTGTCGACCTGATCGAGACCGTTCGTGGTCTTGGCTACCGCATGCAAGCACCATCCGATGTACGTTAG
- a CDS encoding response regulator transcription factor, with product MEKPAETPSTGQGREAIVPHMKILVIEDDLEAAAYMTKAFRETGIVVDHASDGESGLFMGSENAYDVMVIDRMLPRRDGLSVISELRKRGINTPVLILSALGQVDDRVTGLRAGGDDYLPKPYAFSELLARVEVLGRRKGTPEQEMTYRVGDLELDRLSHEVRRQGKEILLQPREFRLLEYLMKNAGQVVTRTMLLENVWDYHFDPQTNVIDVHVSRLRSKIEKDFDKPLLKTIRGAGYMIKDEA from the coding sequence ATGGAGAAGCCCGCTGAAACCCCTTCCACCGGGCAGGGTCGCGAGGCTATTGTCCCGCACATGAAGATTCTTGTGATTGAAGACGATCTCGAAGCCGCCGCTTACATGACCAAGGCCTTTCGCGAGACGGGTATTGTGGTCGATCACGCCAGCGATGGCGAAAGCGGCCTCTTCATGGGTTCTGAAAACGCCTATGATGTCATGGTCATCGACCGCATGTTGCCGCGGCGCGATGGGCTGTCTGTGATCAGTGAATTGCGCAAGCGCGGCATCAATACGCCCGTTCTCATTCTCTCTGCACTTGGACAGGTGGACGACCGCGTGACGGGCCTGCGTGCGGGGGGTGACGATTACCTGCCCAAACCCTATGCGTTCAGCGAGCTTCTGGCGCGCGTGGAAGTGCTGGGTCGGCGAAAAGGGACGCCCGAGCAGGAGATGACCTACCGTGTCGGCGATCTCGAGCTTGACCGGCTTTCCCATGAGGTTCGCCGTCAAGGCAAGGAGATCCTGCTGCAGCCGCGCGAGTTTCGGTTGCTGGAATATCTCATGAAGAATGCCGGTCAGGTTGTGACCCGGACGATGCTTCTGGAGAATGTCTGGGACTATCATTTCGATCCGCAGACGAATGTCATCGACGTGCATGTTTCGCGCCTGCGCTCGAAGATCGAGAAGGATTTTGACAAGCCGCTGCTGAAGACCATTCGCGGCGCCGGTTACATGATCAAGGACGAAGCTTGA
- a CDS encoding Do family serine endopeptidase, with product MSKIGRPSLKTILKGTTVAGLAAVMLSTGIPAQVYQSYAEPVTVASPQVPSFADVVSAVSPAVVSVRVKSDTTPASDDASNGFSFGGRGFDELPDDHPLKRFFREFGGQMPNGRNQERAERNNRNGNRQHYMRPVAQGSGFFISEDGYLVTNNHVVADGSAYTVVMNDGTELDAKLIGKDSRTDLAVLKVDTKRKFTYVKFADDAKIRVGDWVVAVGNPFGLGGTVTAGIVSARGRDIGSGPYDDFIQIDAPVNRGNSGGPTFNQNGEVVGINTAIFSPSGGSVGIAFAIPASTAKDVVADLMKSGKVERGWLGVQIQPVTQEIAESLGLAEAKGALVVSPQNGSPGAKAGIKQGDVITAVNGEPIKDARDLAKKVAAIGPNKKVDVSIWRGGKAQSVEVTLGNLASDEASKAETQQSQQQAQPSSEKALANLGITVGPSDDGTGVAVTDVDPDSEAAAKGLKEGEKITAVNNQQVATAADITKAIAAARKDGRTRALFQIESQSGSRFIALPIKEG from the coding sequence ATGAGCAAGATCGGACGCCCCTCCCTGAAGACCATTCTCAAGGGAACCACTGTGGCGGGCCTCGCAGCCGTAATGCTTTCGACCGGCATTCCCGCACAAGTCTATCAATCCTATGCTGAGCCGGTGACTGTTGCTTCGCCGCAGGTTCCAAGCTTCGCAGATGTCGTTTCCGCCGTATCGCCTGCCGTTGTTTCCGTTCGCGTTAAATCCGATACGACGCCAGCCTCGGACGATGCCAGCAATGGCTTCTCATTTGGAGGCCGCGGCTTTGACGAGCTTCCGGACGACCATCCGTTGAAGCGCTTCTTCCGTGAATTTGGCGGCCAGATGCCGAACGGCCGAAACCAGGAGCGCGCCGAGCGCAACAACCGCAACGGCAACCGCCAGCATTACATGCGTCCTGTCGCACAGGGCTCCGGCTTCTTCATCTCGGAAGACGGCTATCTCGTCACCAACAATCACGTCGTGGCTGACGGTTCGGCCTATACGGTGGTCATGAACGACGGGACCGAACTCGATGCGAAGCTGATCGGCAAGGACAGCCGGACGGATCTCGCCGTCCTGAAGGTCGATACCAAGCGCAAGTTCACCTATGTGAAGTTTGCCGATGACGCGAAGATCCGCGTCGGCGACTGGGTCGTTGCCGTCGGCAACCCCTTCGGTCTCGGTGGCACAGTCACGGCCGGTATCGTCTCTGCCCGTGGCCGCGATATCGGTTCCGGTCCCTATGACGACTTCATCCAGATCGATGCGCCGGTCAACCGCGGTAACTCCGGTGGCCCGACCTTCAACCAGAACGGTGAAGTGGTCGGTATAAACACCGCGATCTTCTCGCCCTCCGGCGGCAGCGTCGGCATCGCGTTCGCAATTCCCGCCTCGACCGCAAAGGATGTGGTGGCCGACCTGATGAAGAGCGGCAAGGTGGAACGCGGCTGGCTTGGTGTCCAGATCCAGCCAGTGACACAGGAAATCGCGGAATCGCTCGGTCTTGCAGAAGCCAAGGGTGCGCTGGTCGTGTCTCCGCAGAACGGGTCTCCGGGCGCAAAGGCTGGCATCAAGCAGGGTGATGTGATCACCGCCGTCAATGGCGAGCCGATCAAGGATGCCCGTGACCTGGCCAAGAAGGTTGCAGCCATCGGCCCGAACAAGAAGGTGGATGTTTCCATCTGGCGCGGCGGCAAGGCGCAATCCGTTGAAGTGACGCTCGGCAATCTCGCAAGCGACGAAGCCTCCAAGGCCGAAACGCAGCAGAGCCAGCAGCAGGCGCAGCCTTCGAGCGAAAAGGCGCTTGCCAACCTTGGCATCACCGTCGGCCCTTCCGATGATGGCACGGGCGTTGCGGTAACCGATGTCGATCCGGACTCGGAAGCTGCAGCCAAGGGACTGAAGGAAGGTGAGAAGATCACCGCCGTCAACAACCAGCAGGTCGCAACGGCAGCCGACATTACCAAGGCCATCGCCGCCGCCCGCAAGGATGGCCGTACCCGGGCGCTGTTCCAGATCGAATCGCAGAGCGGCAGCCGCTTCATCGCACTTCCGATCAAGGAAGGCTAA
- a CDS encoding ATP-binding protein, with amino-acid sequence MYVRSVTARVLLLATAWSGVALVVIALVISALYTKSAERAFTDLLRAQLYNVVNSITIGEDNALAGNPQLGDLRFSQPETGWYWIVEPLGTFAATPLSSSSLGTSNIKVPSILNVPFNNRYERFYPAIDAFGNNVLVAETEVVLDSEGRAARFRVTGNLTVVTEDVQAFTQSLYIALVVFGLGSLVVNGLAILFGLRPLDEARRALEKVRRGEAERLEGEFPREVHALTIEMNALIDSNRRIVERARSQVGNLAHSLKTPIAVLLNESRLIDKGRGDVVRGQAEAMQSQVQSYLNRARIAAQRESMLARTDAEPVLERLMRVMRRLNPDKTFELIATQANLALAMEQQDVEETVGNLLENAARHSKSGVWLTIMPSLAPEGEDPARRNWVEIAVEDDGPGLNPDEIKEAMKRGRRLDESKPGTGLGLSIVGEIAREYQGRFRLSRGRRGGLRAVLTLPGISRDAA; translated from the coding sequence ATGTACGTTAGATCGGTCACGGCGCGCGTTCTGCTGCTGGCGACTGCCTGGTCGGGCGTGGCGCTGGTGGTGATCGCGCTCGTGATCTCGGCGCTCTACACGAAATCCGCCGAACGCGCCTTTACCGATCTGCTGCGTGCGCAGCTCTACAACGTGGTGAACTCCATCACCATTGGCGAAGACAACGCGCTTGCGGGCAATCCGCAACTGGGTGACCTGCGCTTCTCCCAGCCCGAAACCGGCTGGTACTGGATCGTCGAGCCGCTTGGCACCTTTGCCGCGACGCCGCTGTCATCTTCGTCGCTCGGCACGTCGAACATCAAGGTGCCGTCCATCCTCAACGTACCCTTCAACAATCGCTATGAGCGCTTCTATCCCGCCATCGACGCCTTCGGGAACAATGTGCTGGTGGCGGAAACAGAGGTGGTGCTGGACAGCGAGGGCAGGGCGGCGCGCTTTCGCGTGACAGGCAACCTGACCGTGGTAACGGAGGATGTGCAGGCCTTCACCCAGAGCCTCTACATCGCGCTGGTGGTCTTCGGCCTCGGCAGCCTCGTGGTCAACGGTCTTGCCATTCTCTTCGGTCTGCGACCGCTGGACGAAGCGCGCCGAGCGCTGGAAAAGGTGCGACGCGGGGAGGCGGAGCGTCTGGAAGGCGAGTTTCCCCGTGAAGTGCATGCGCTGACCATCGAGATGAATGCACTGATCGACAGCAACCGCCGCATTGTCGAGCGTGCCCGCTCGCAGGTGGGAAATCTGGCCCATTCACTGAAGACGCCGATTGCCGTGCTTCTCAACGAATCGCGCCTCATCGACAAGGGCCGTGGAGACGTGGTGCGCGGGCAGGCGGAAGCCATGCAGAGCCAGGTGCAGAGCTATCTGAACCGCGCCCGCATTGCCGCCCAGCGCGAATCCATGCTGGCGCGAACCGATGCCGAGCCGGTGCTGGAGCGCCTGATGCGGGTGATGCGGCGCCTCAATCCCGACAAGACATTCGAACTGATCGCGACACAGGCCAATCTGGCACTTGCCATGGAGCAGCAGGATGTCGAGGAAACGGTCGGCAACCTTCTGGAGAATGCGGCGCGCCATTCTAAGAGCGGCGTCTGGCTGACCATCATGCCGTCACTGGCACCCGAGGGGGAAGATCCGGCCCGGCGCAACTGGGTGGAAATTGCTGTTGAAGATGATGGGCCGGGCCTTAACCCCGACGAAATCAAGGAAGCCATGAAGCGCGGTCGCAGGCTGGATGAAAGCAAGCCCGGCACGGGTCTTGGACTTTCGATCGTTGGCGAAATCGCCCGTGAATATCAGGGCCGTTTCCGGCTTTCGCGCGGGCGTCGCGGGGGCTTACGCGCTGTGCTGACACTGCCGGGAATTTCACGCGACGCGGCATGA
- a CDS encoding sensor histidine kinase, with the protein MSRLRLLFRSTSVRLSALYIILFSLCAAFLVVYVTAMSERILTQQVRESINQEAADIRAAYDRGGINLLLRTMERRARQPGANLYVIASPTGEMLAGNVASVEPGVLDQEGWTRMPFRYEPFTEQGPPRPHVATANVFFLDNGLRVMVGRDLGEPGRFRGIVRRALMVALAIMGLGALVIWFGIGRNALRRIDRMSAASTKIMAGDLSQRLPVGVSGDEFDRLSESLNAMLERIEKLNEGLRQVSDNIAHDLKTPLTRLRNKAADALDEDDGEVRRVALEGIISESDQLIRTFNALLMISRVEAGSIAAEMTPVDISAICADSAELYEPVAEEAGLSLVTEIEPGQAVQGNRELIGQAMFNLLDNAIKYAAEGEQDRPILMRLKRQGEELHLSVCDHGPGVPEDKRSEVVKRFVRLDESRSKPGTGLGLSLVEAVMELHGGRLELSQTNAGADVHPGLTATMVFPASARSM; encoded by the coding sequence ATGAGCCGTCTTCGCCTGCTGTTTCGCTCGACCAGCGTTCGGCTGTCGGCGCTCTACATCATCCTGTTCTCGCTCTGCGCCGCCTTTCTGGTCGTCTATGTGACGGCCATGTCAGAGCGAATTCTGACGCAGCAGGTTCGAGAGAGTATCAATCAGGAAGCCGCCGATATTCGCGCAGCCTATGATCGCGGCGGCATCAACCTGCTTCTGAGGACCATGGAGCGGCGTGCACGGCAACCGGGCGCCAATCTCTATGTCATTGCAAGCCCAACGGGCGAGATGCTGGCCGGGAACGTAGCTTCCGTGGAGCCGGGCGTTCTGGATCAGGAGGGCTGGACGCGGATGCCGTTCCGCTATGAGCCCTTCACGGAGCAGGGGCCGCCGCGTCCGCATGTTGCAACGGCGAATGTATTTTTCCTCGACAACGGCCTGCGGGTGATGGTGGGACGCGACCTGGGCGAACCGGGGCGTTTCCGAGGCATTGTGCGCCGCGCGCTGATGGTGGCGTTGGCCATCATGGGTCTCGGTGCACTGGTGATCTGGTTCGGTATCGGGCGAAACGCCTTGCGGCGCATCGATCGTATGTCGGCGGCAAGCACCAAGATCATGGCGGGCGATCTGTCGCAACGGCTGCCGGTCGGCGTTTCCGGCGACGAATTCGACCGGCTTTCCGAGTCTCTCAACGCCATGCTCGAGCGCATCGAGAAGCTGAATGAGGGGCTGCGGCAGGTTTCCGACAATATCGCCCACGATCTGAAGACGCCTTTGACGCGGCTGCGCAACAAGGCAGCCGACGCGCTGGATGAGGATGATGGAGAGGTTCGGCGTGTGGCGCTGGAAGGCATCATCAGCGAGTCAGACCAGCTGATCCGGACGTTCAACGCGCTTCTGATGATCTCCCGGGTCGAGGCCGGTTCGATTGCAGCCGAAATGACGCCGGTGGACATCTCCGCCATCTGTGCCGATTCCGCCGAGCTTTACGAGCCGGTTGCGGAAGAGGCCGGACTTTCGCTGGTGACTGAAATCGAGCCCGGCCAGGCCGTGCAGGGAAACCGGGAGCTTATCGGGCAGGCAATGTTCAACCTGCTCGACAATGCCATCAAATACGCAGCCGAAGGCGAGCAGGACCGCCCGATCCTGATGCGCCTGAAGCGACAGGGCGAGGAATTGCATCTGTCCGTCTGCGATCACGGGCCGGGCGTGCCGGAGGACAAACGCTCCGAGGTGGTGAAGCGCTTCGTGCGGCTGGACGAGAGCCGCTCAAAGCCGGGCACCGGTCTTGGCCTATCGCTTGTTGAGGCGGTCATGGAACTGCATGGCGGGCGTCTGGAACTGTCCCAGACCAATGCCGGGGCAGATGTCCATCCGGGTCTGACCGCGACCATGGTATTTCCGGCTTCAGCGCGAAGCATGTAG
- the ccmE gene encoding cytochrome c maturation protein CcmE, whose product MTRKQKRMAVIAGGMSFILIAVLLVMFAFSQSVAYFFMPSDLAKNEVSPGTRIRLGGLVEAGSVQRGAGSTVSFKVTDGSASVPVSYTGILPDLFREGQGVVTEGVFTSSRAFVADSVLAKHDENYMPKEVADRLKADGVWKEGEGSPTTGAKGSVTR is encoded by the coding sequence ATGACGCGCAAACAGAAACGCATGGCCGTGATTGCTGGCGGCATGAGCTTCATCCTGATTGCCGTGCTGCTCGTGATGTTCGCCTTCAGCCAGTCGGTCGCCTATTTCTTCATGCCGAGCGATCTTGCCAAGAACGAGGTATCGCCGGGAACGCGCATCCGTCTGGGTGGACTGGTCGAGGCTGGTTCCGTTCAGCGTGGGGCCGGATCGACCGTGAGCTTCAAGGTGACCGATGGCTCGGCGAGCGTACCTGTGAGCTATACCGGAATTCTGCCGGACCTGTTTCGCGAGGGCCAGGGCGTGGTGACCGAAGGCGTGTTCACGTCTTCCCGTGCCTTCGTTGCAGATTCGGTGCTGGCCAAGCATGATGAGAACTACATGCCGAAGGAAGTGGCGGATCGCCTGAAGGCGGACGGCGTCTGGAAGGAGGGCGAAGGCAGCCCGACCACCGGCGCCAAAGGGAGTGTGACGCGATGA
- the ccmI gene encoding c-type cytochrome biogenesis protein CcmI: MIFWILIAVLTAGVAGLLIAPLMKPRPQPTTAREDEAAVYRDQMKEIDRDLALGLLGEKEADYARAEIGRRLLAATDAPQRGLTPAALPRPHRITTLLVILCPPIVGLAGYLMLGSPGMPDQPLAARLANPGNNIELLIAKAERHLAQNPNDGAGWDLLAPIYMRSGRFADADQAFRNSIRILGATPQRLAGLGETMVAANQGIVTDEARGFFEKAVALEPDNMRSRFYVALGLEQAGRKAEALAAFNAIKRDSPPGAAWESLVNQHIAANSENAPGNPSAADVAAAQNLSGQDRQAMIAGMVESLAERLKSDPKNIEGWLRLVRSYMVLGREQDARNALQTGLKTFPAETGEGQRLVALAREIGLGEGIVQ, encoded by the coding sequence ATGATTTTCTGGATTCTTATCGCAGTACTGACGGCTGGAGTGGCAGGTCTTCTGATCGCGCCGCTGATGAAGCCAAGGCCGCAACCGACGACGGCCCGTGAAGACGAGGCTGCGGTTTACCGCGACCAGATGAAGGAGATCGATCGCGATCTCGCGCTCGGTCTTCTCGGCGAGAAGGAGGCCGACTACGCGCGCGCCGAAATCGGACGCCGTTTGCTGGCTGCCACCGACGCGCCGCAGCGGGGCCTGACGCCCGCGGCTCTGCCGCGCCCGCATCGCATCACCACTCTGCTGGTCATTCTCTGTCCGCCTATCGTGGGACTTGCAGGCTATCTGATGCTGGGAAGCCCCGGCATGCCCGACCAGCCGCTGGCGGCACGCCTTGCCAATCCGGGCAACAATATCGAACTTCTGATCGCCAAGGCCGAACGACATCTGGCACAGAACCCCAATGACGGGGCCGGTTGGGATCTGCTGGCGCCGATCTACATGCGATCCGGCCGCTTTGCCGATGCGGATCAGGCGTTTCGCAACTCGATCCGTATTCTGGGCGCGACACCGCAACGGCTGGCGGGCTTGGGCGAAACCATGGTCGCCGCCAATCAGGGCATCGTGACCGACGAGGCACGCGGCTTCTTCGAGAAGGCGGTGGCGCTGGAACCCGACAATATGCGCTCGCGCTTCTATGTGGCGCTCGGGCTGGAGCAGGCGGGTCGCAAGGCGGAGGCGCTGGCCGCCTTCAACGCCATCAAGCGAGATTCGCCCCCCGGAGCCGCATGGGAAAGCCTCGTGAACCAGCACATTGCCGCCAATAGCGAGAATGCACCCGGGAATCCGAGCGCTGCCGATGTTGCCGCCGCCCAGAACCTTTCCGGGCAGGACCGGCAGGCAATGATTGCGGGCATGGTGGAAAGCCTTGCCGAGCGGCTGAAATCTGACCCGAAAAACATCGAGGGCTGGCTGCGGCTGGTGCGCTCCTACATGGTGCTGGGCCGCGAGCAGGACGCCCGCAATGCCCTTCAGACAGGGCTGAAGACATTTCCCGCAGAGACGGGCGAGGGTCAGCGGCTTGTGGCGCTGGCGCGTGAGATTGGACTGGGCGAGGGGATCGTGCAATGA